The Desulfitobacterium chlororespirans DSM 11544 sequence ATACAGCCGAGCCTGCATCTCCAGTGCCTGCGCCGGCACTGCCCGTCGTTGCCGGAGAGCAGGCTGTCAGCATCGCTCCGCCGGCTGCCAGCATACCGGCAGTCAAGCTGCCTTTCAGAAATGATCTGCGGGACATCTCAATCCGATTTTCTTTTTCTGTCTTTTGCTTGTCCATTCTATAACCTCCCTTTTTATAAACAACTCCTCAGAAAGGCATGATCCATGTGTCTCTGAGGAGTTGCTTGCTACCTATATTATAAAAGTTACAATTTTCACATCAAACGAATCATTTTTGCGGACTCTCAACCATCAGTTGAGGCTAATCACATCGACAATCTCTGATTAAAGCAAAAAACGAACCCCATGAATTCTTTGCTCATGGGGTTCATCTGCCCGTGATGATAAATCACGGTTTTAATTTTCAGCTTAAATACACCTATTGCAACGAAGCTGTGCTTTGCACCGACCGGGCAAGGCACAACACATTATAGTATAAACCGATTGAGCAGAGTATCTTCCATATTTCTTCGGCCATCGATCACGGCAAGAACCCAAACCTTGTTTTCTTCAAGTTTATAAATAATCCGCCAAGGCCGGATAATCAATTCCCGATAAAGGGTAATGCCATGATATTTCAGCTCCGGAACGATTCGCCCCTGATGGGGCAGTTGCCGTAAATTGCCGCATTTTTGCCTGATCTCCGTATATATTCTTTGCGCCACCGTTATATTGTCATCAGCAAGATAAGCGATGATTTTTCTTAAATCCTGCTGGGCAGTTTGTGTCCACAGAACCTGATACATCTTATTCATGATCTTCCGCTGCATCTTCCAGCTGCGGCAGGCCTAATTCCCGGTCCATGCTCAGGAAAAACTCCTCCTGGGACAGGACTTTGCCTTTAGCAATGTCCTCTTCTCCCTGAGTCAGCAGCTTCAATAACCCAACGGCATTTTTAAGTTTCTCATAGGACTCTGTGTCCAGCAAGACGGCTCTGGCCTCACCGTTTTGAGTGATGTAGACAGGCCGGCGGGATTCGTTCACCTGATCCAGAACCTCGGCTGCATTGGCTTTTATATAGGAAATAGGTCTAATATCTTCTTTGCCATTCAAAGCTTACCACCACCTATACAAATATAGTACCAAATTCGGTCCGATGAATCAAGAATCCTATCTACTTCGCTGTCAAAAACGGATGAAAAAAGTTTTTCAGCTCTTCATTGCAGCCGCTGCTGATTCTGAAAGAATCCTGCCCAGGGGTCCTTGCCGCTGATCCTTTGCAGGGCCTCCGCCATATCGACCCCGTCGGGAGCCACCGTATCCAGCTCCTCCCAAGTGATGGGCATGGATACCTTGGCCCCTTCCCGGGCTCTCAGGGAATAAGGGGCGATGCTGGTGGCTCCTCTGCCGTTGCGAATCCAGTCGATAAAGATTTTGTCGATGCGCTTGGCTTTACGCACATTGCTTGTGTAACGATCCGGCCATTTCTGCTCCATGACCTGGGCGACGCCTTGGGCGAAATCATGAAAGACCTCCCAGGAGACGGCGGGCTGCAAGGGAACCACCACATGATACCCTTTGCCCCCGCTGGTTTTAAGATAGGAGTTCAGGGAAAGCTCGGCAAGGATGGTTTTCAGATCCCGCACACCCTGGCGCACCGTACCCAACTCCATTCCCTCGTCGGGGTCCAGGTCAAAGACCATCAGATCGGGCTTTTCCAGCTCATCAACCCGGCTCCCCCAGATGTGGAATTCCAGAGTGCCCATTTGGGCCTCGGCGATCAGCCCGGAAGGGTTCTCAATATAGAAGTAGTCTTCCGTTGTTCCGTCACTGGTGAGAATGGGGATAGTGACAACTCCCTGACTGCCGGGACCGGGATGCTTCTTATAGAAGCAGGTCTGGGCGATCCCTTTGGGACAGCGGACAATGCTGAGAACCCGGTGGCTCACATAGGGCAGCATCCGCTCCGCCACCTTAGCGTAATACCGGATCATATCCACCTTGGTGATTTCAGGATCGGTGAAGATCACCTTGTCCGGGCTGCTGATTTTGATTCCTTCGATGATCATGCTGTTGATATTGGTTTTCATGAGGCTCTTCCTTTCAGGGGCAGATGGCTGAAGCTGCAGTCCCTCATCATCCTTTTCCTCATCCGTCCTTTCCCTCCTGATCTCCCTGGGGTTCTTATCTGCCCGCAGGCCTTTAAAGCTAGCCTGCCTTAACTGATCCTCTTCGGTCCAATCGGCAAACTTAATTTCCACCACCAGTTCGGGCTCCACCCAGGTGATCCGCTCACCGGCTCTGGGCTTAGGGGCAGGTTTAAAGGGCGCCGAACTTCTCTTGATGTCCTTAAATTTTTTCTCAAGGTCCTTCATATCCCCTTCCTTTAGGCCGGTACCGGCCCGTCCGGCATAGACCAACTCCTGGCCTTCGTAAATACCCAGGAGAAGGGAGCTGATCCCCCCGATTCTCTTCTGGGAAAGGGTATAGCCGACGATGACAAATTCCTGCCGTTTATCGCATTTCAGTTTGATCCAGTCGCCGTTCCTGGTTCCGCTGTAAAGGGCATCGGCTTTTTTGCCGATAATCCCCTCCATGCCTGCTTCACAAGCCGCCCGGAAACTTTCTTCGCCCTTTCCGCTCACATGCCGGCTGTAGTGAAGGTTTTGGGGAGCATTCTCCAGCAGGGCCGCCAAGGTTTCCTTCCTGTGGATTAGGGGGTGTCTCCGAAGGTCCGCTCCATCCAGAGCCAGGAGATCAAAGAGGATATAGGTGAGGTTTTTGGCCCGGGGGTTTTTCAAATAGTTTTGCAGAGCCTGAAAATCCGTCTTGCCCTCCGGATCCGTAATGGCC is a genomic window containing:
- a CDS encoding type II toxin-antitoxin system Phd/YefM family antitoxin, with the translated sequence MNGKEDIRPISYIKANAAEVLDQVNESRRPVYITQNGEARAVLLDTESYEKLKNAVGLLKLLTQGEEDIAKGKVLSQEEFFLSMDRELGLPQLEDAAEDHE
- a CDS encoding type II toxin-antitoxin system RelE/ParE family toxin; protein product: MNKMYQVLWTQTAQQDLRKIIAYLADDNITVAQRIYTEIRQKCGNLRQLPHQGRIVPELKYHGITLYRELIIRPWRIIYKLEENKVWVLAVIDGRRNMEDTLLNRFIL
- the ligD gene encoding DNA ligase D; the protein is MTAKLNQYNQKRNFDRTMEPEGITEMPHAGLRFVVQHHLARRDHYDLRLEWDGAMLSWAVPKGPSYNTRDKRLAVQVEDHPLEYRHFEGTIPKGEYGGGVVMLWDEGFWEPYVDVDGGLREGMLKFVLKGRRLKGKWALVRMKGKAGEKKDNWLLLKEKDDYVQTADGISQFTTSIRTGRTMTEIEEGEEEKFTRNPFSSTEVQLAKLVRHLPEGEDWLYELKYDGYRIVAYLEGNRVRLMTRNGHDYTERFQDVASSLADWAGGRAMILDGEMAITDPEGKTDFQALQNYLKNPRAKNLTYILFDLLALDGADLRRHPLIHRKETLAALLENAPQNLHYSRHVSGKGEESFRAACEAGMEGIIGKKADALYSGTRNGDWIKLKCDKRQEFVIVGYTLSQKRIGGISSLLLGIYEGQELVYAGRAGTGLKEGDMKDLEKKFKDIKRSSAPFKPAPKPRAGERITWVEPELVVEIKFADWTEEDQLRQASFKGLRADKNPREIRRERTDEEKDDEGLQLQPSAPERKSLMKTNINSMIIEGIKISSPDKVIFTDPEITKVDMIRYYAKVAERMLPYVSHRVLSIVRCPKGIAQTCFYKKHPGPGSQGVVTIPILTSDGTTEDYFYIENPSGLIAEAQMGTLEFHIWGSRVDELEKPDLMVFDLDPDEGMELGTVRQGVRDLKTILAELSLNSYLKTSGGKGYHVVVPLQPAVSWEVFHDFAQGVAQVMEQKWPDRYTSNVRKAKRIDKIFIDWIRNGRGATSIAPYSLRAREGAKVSMPITWEELDTVAPDGVDMAEALQRISGKDPWAGFFQNQQRLQ